A genomic segment from Xiphophorus maculatus strain JP 163 A chromosome 6, X_maculatus-5.0-male, whole genome shotgun sequence encodes:
- the LOC102238243 gene encoding gamma-interferon-inducible lysosomal thiol reductase, whose protein sequence is MRLLLPLLLAVWVSAPFGGCSLPTSSCLQPPAKWCSSLDSAVQCGVLKQCLESEFRRSRQTEKPVQVGLYYESLCPGCRGFLTEMLFPTYLLLNDIMSVTLVPYGNAQETTVAQKYTYECQHGKQECLGNMIETCLMNMTDMAFPIIFCMEFSADVIGSAESCLKVFAPDLSMDKVMSCVNGDMGMQLMHQNALQTKALNPPHQYVPWITINGVHTEDLQEKAMSSLFMLVCSMYKGTKPAACGGSQKLHYKSYCHNE, encoded by the exons ATGAGGCTTCTGCTCCCGCTCCTGTTGGCAGTTTGGGTCAGCGCTCCGTTCGGCGGCTGCTCTCTCCCCACCTCGTCATGCCTCCAACCTCCAGCAAAGTGGTGCTCCTCGTTAGACTCAGCTGTTCAGTGTGGG GTGTTGAAGCAGTGCCTGGAGTCTGAGTTCAGGAGGAGCCGTCAGACCGAAAAGCCAGTCCAGGTCGGGCTGTACTATGAGAGCCTGTGTCCTGGCTGCAGGGGGTTCCTCACTGAGATGCTCTTCCCCACCTACCTGCTGCTCAACGATATCATGTCTGTTACTCTGGTACCCTATGGAAATGCACAG GAGACGACTGTCGCTCAGAAGTATACCTATGAGTGCCAGCATGGGAAACAGGAGTGTCTGGGGAACATGATAGAG ACCTGTTTAATGAACATGACTGATATGGCTTTCCCAATCATCTTCTGCATGGAGTTCTCTGCTGATGTCATCGGCTCAGCTGAAAGT TGTCTAAAAGTCTTTGCCCCTGATCTGAGCATGGACAAAGTAATGAGCTGTGTTAATGGAGACATGGGAATGCAGCTGATGCACCAGAATGCCTTGCAGACCAAGGCATTGAACCCTCCGCACCAGTATGTGCCCTGGATCACCATCAATGGG gtGCATACAGAAGACCTGCAGGAAAAGGCCATGTCCTCCCTGTTCATGCTGGTCTGCTCCATGTATAAG GGAACAAAACCTGCTGCCTGCGGAGGGAGCCAGAAACTACACTACAAAAGTTACTGCCACAATGAATGA